In Sulfitobacter sp. M39, the following proteins share a genomic window:
- a CDS encoding ABC transporter ATP-binding protein: protein MTEPLLKVRGLKIGATAYPPGEKPIDIKIVHGVDFDLQPGKVLGLIGESGAGKSTIGLAAMAYGRGGVEITGGEVWVNGRDILKERLRAVRRLRGAEVTYVSQSAAASFNPAKKIMDQVTEAAIYQNKFTKAEAEERAVDLFRKLGLPDPETIGNRYPHQVSGGQLQRCMTALALCPQPDLVVFDEPTTALDVTTQIDVLAAIKEAIAATGVAALYITHDLAVVAQVSDHIMVLQQGDMVEYGTVDQIINAPKEEYTQALVSVRSIRHEEKTPTDTPVLRVENVTARYAGTDFDVLKKINVDIHPGQTLAVVGESGSGKSTLARVITGLLPPSDGTITFDGRELSPALAQRPLEDLREMQMIYQMADTAMNPRQTVGTIIGRPLEFYFGLKGKAKQKRIQELLDEIELGDGFQDRYPAELSGGQKQRVCIARALAAKPKLIICDEVTSALDPLVADGILKLLLNLQKIEDVAYLFITHDLATVKAIADSIAVMYQGEVVRYGTKSQVLSPPFDDYTDLLLSSVPEMKIGWLEETIAHRKMESAGN from the coding sequence ATGACCGAGCCACTTCTCAAGGTACGCGGCCTGAAAATCGGCGCGACCGCCTATCCGCCCGGCGAAAAGCCGATTGACATCAAGATCGTGCATGGCGTCGACTTTGATCTGCAACCCGGCAAGGTGCTGGGGCTGATCGGGGAATCCGGGGCCGGTAAATCCACAATCGGGCTGGCCGCGATGGCCTATGGCCGCGGCGGGGTAGAGATCACCGGCGGCGAGGTCTGGGTCAACGGGCGGGACATCCTCAAGGAGCGTCTGCGCGCCGTCCGCCGCCTGCGCGGGGCCGAGGTAACCTATGTCTCGCAATCCGCGGCAGCGTCTTTCAACCCCGCGAAAAAGATCATGGATCAGGTGACCGAAGCCGCGATCTATCAGAACAAGTTTACCAAGGCCGAGGCCGAGGAACGCGCGGTTGATCTGTTCCGCAAGCTTGGTCTGCCGGACCCTGAAACCATTGGGAACCGCTACCCGCACCAGGTGTCTGGCGGGCAGTTGCAACGCTGCATGACCGCGCTGGCACTGTGTCCGCAGCCCGATCTGGTGGTCTTTGACGAACCCACCACGGCACTGGATGTGACCACGCAGATCGACGTGCTGGCCGCCATCAAAGAAGCCATCGCCGCCACCGGCGTTGCCGCGCTCTATATCACCCATGACCTCGCGGTGGTGGCACAGGTCAGCGATCATATTATGGTGCTGCAACAAGGGGATATGGTCGAATACGGCACCGTTGATCAGATCATCAACGCGCCCAAAGAAGAGTACACGCAGGCGCTGGTTTCCGTCCGGTCGATCCGCCACGAGGAAAAGACGCCGACCGACACCCCTGTTCTACGGGTCGAAAACGTCACCGCCCGCTATGCGGGCACGGATTTCGACGTGCTCAAGAAGATCAACGTCGACATTCACCCGGGCCAAACTTTGGCCGTTGTGGGGGAATCCGGCTCGGGCAAATCCACACTGGCCCGCGTGATCACCGGCCTGCTGCCCCCAAGCGACGGGACGATCACATTTGACGGGCGCGAGCTGTCGCCCGCGCTGGCGCAACGCCCGCTGGAAGACCTGCGCGAGATGCAGATGATCTACCAGATGGCCGATACCGCGATGAACCCGCGCCAGACCGTGGGCACCATCATCGGCCGCCCGCTTGAGTTTTATTTCGGGCTGAAAGGCAAGGCAAAGCAGAAGCGTATTCAGGAACTGCTGGACGAGATCGAATTGGGCGACGGGTTTCAGGACCGCTATCCGGCAGAGCTGTCGGGCGGGCAGAAACAACGTGTCTGCATCGCCCGTGCGCTGGCCGCAAAGCCCAAGCTGATCATCTGCGACGAGGTGACAAGCGCGCTTGACCCGCTGGTGGCGGATGGGATCCTCAAGCTGCTGTTGAACCTGCAAAAGATCGAGGATGTCGCCTATCTGTTCATCACCCACGATCTGGCAACGGTAAAAGCCATCGCAGACAGTATCGCTGTGATGTATCAGGGCGAAGTTGTGCGGTATGGCACCAAAAGTCAGGTGCTGTCACCGCCCTTTGACGACTATACCGACCTGCTGCTGAGCTCTGTTCCCGAGATGAAGATCGGCTGGCTGGAAGAAACCATCGCACATCGCAAAATGGAAAGCGCTGGCAATTAA
- a CDS encoding CocE/NonD family hydrolase codes for MDTAQNTPLSLIEDPDMGITLSDGCRLSARVWRPENSDAAPVPVILEYLPYRKRDGTTARDALTHPWFAERGYACVRVDMRGNGDSYGVMEDEYTPQEQADCIEVIDWLAAQPWCSGTVGMMGISWGGFNGLQVAAHAPEPLKAVITLCSTVDRFADDIHYKGGCLLNENLGWGATMWSFSSRAPDPALRPDWREMWLERLEAEPFLSALWLRHQSRDAYWKQGSVIEDYSALKAKVLAVGGWGDSYKNAVPQLVEALPGAKGIVGPWVHKYPHFAIPEPRIGFLQEALRWWDRWLKGIDTGVEDDPDYRAYLMDGMRPATWTHERPGRWITESTGATSHLPTKTLHLTDEGLHDTAGPLDRSVASPAHCGADGGEYCAIWLGPEMPGDQRQDDALSVCFDSDPLAEQMDILGAPRLRLRLACDKPQGQIAVRLNHIHPDGASARITYGVLNLSHRDSAEHPQAMAPGAMTDITLDLDHIAYRIPKGHRLRVSISTAYWPLLWPAPEAAEVALSSGQIDLPQRPTGGGDEYSFAPPTSAAPWETETLRPENHIRRQEIDRVTGTVSLIIEDDFGKLRDADHGLIAGTIARETWSIHPDDPLSAKGTCHWTEEIERDDIILRTETRSEMWSDATHFHLTARLEAYENDKLIYKRDVRDDIKRHFM; via the coding sequence ATGGATACCGCCCAGAACACCCCGCTATCACTGATCGAAGACCCTGACATGGGCATCACCCTCTCGGATGGATGCCGGCTTTCCGCGCGAGTCTGGCGGCCGGAAAATTCCGATGCCGCGCCGGTGCCTGTGATTCTCGAATACCTCCCCTACCGCAAACGCGACGGCACCACCGCACGGGATGCGCTGACCCACCCTTGGTTTGCTGAACGCGGCTATGCCTGCGTGCGGGTCGATATGCGCGGCAATGGCGACAGCTATGGCGTGATGGAGGATGAATACACCCCTCAGGAACAGGCCGACTGCATAGAGGTGATCGACTGGCTTGCCGCGCAACCTTGGTGCAGCGGGACGGTGGGTATGATGGGCATCAGCTGGGGCGGCTTTAACGGACTGCAGGTCGCGGCACATGCGCCCGAACCGCTTAAAGCGGTGATTACTCTGTGTTCCACCGTCGACCGCTTTGCCGATGACATCCACTATAAGGGCGGGTGTCTGCTGAATGAAAACCTTGGCTGGGGGGCAACGATGTGGTCCTTTTCAAGCCGCGCGCCCGATCCCGCCCTGCGCCCCGACTGGCGCGAGATGTGGTTGGAGCGGCTGGAGGCAGAACCGTTTCTGTCCGCCTTATGGCTGCGCCACCAGTCGCGCGACGCCTATTGGAAGCAAGGGTCGGTGATCGAGGATTACAGCGCGCTCAAGGCCAAGGTGCTGGCCGTTGGGGGCTGGGGCGATTCCTACAAAAACGCGGTGCCGCAACTGGTTGAAGCCTTGCCCGGTGCGAAGGGAATCGTTGGGCCTTGGGTGCATAAATACCCGCATTTCGCCATCCCCGAACCCCGTATCGGCTTTCTGCAAGAAGCGCTGCGCTGGTGGGATCGGTGGCTCAAGGGGATCGACACTGGCGTCGAGGACGACCCCGATTATCGCGCGTATCTGATGGACGGCATGCGCCCCGCCACATGGACGCATGAACGGCCGGGACGCTGGATCACCGAATCCACAGGCGCGACGTCGCATTTGCCCACCAAGACGCTACATCTGACGGATGAGGGCCTGCACGACACCGCTGGCCCGCTGGACCGCAGCGTCGCCTCCCCCGCGCATTGTGGGGCGGATGGCGGTGAATACTGCGCGATCTGGCTTGGCCCAGAAATGCCCGGCGACCAACGGCAGGACGATGCGCTGTCCGTCTGTTTTGACAGCGATCCCTTGGCGGAGCAGATGGACATCCTTGGCGCGCCGCGCCTGCGCCTACGTCTGGCCTGCGACAAACCACAGGGCCAGATCGCCGTGCGGTTGAACCATATCCACCCTGATGGGGCCTCGGCGCGGATCACCTATGGCGTGCTGAACCTGTCCCATCGCGACAGCGCCGAACATCCGCAGGCGATGGCGCCCGGTGCTATGACCGACATCACGCTGGACCTTGACCACATCGCCTATCGCATCCCCAAGGGGCACCGGCTGCGGGTGTCGATCTCTACCGCCTATTGGCCCCTGCTCTGGCCTGCGCCCGAAGCGGCAGAAGTCGCGCTGTCGTCAGGCCAGATCGACCTGCCGCAGCGCCCCACCGGCGGCGGGGACGAATACAGCTTTGCCCCGCCCACCTCTGCCGCCCCGTGGGAGACAGAGACCCTGCGCCCCGAGAACCACATTCGCCGCCAAGAGATCGACCGCGTCACCGGCACGGTTTCCCTGATCATCGAGGATGACTTCGGCAAGCTGCGTGACGCGGACCACGGTCTAATAGCGGGCACTATCGCACGCGAGACATGGTCCATTCACCCCGACGATCCGCTCTCCGCAAAAGGCACCTGTCATTGGACCGAAGAAATAGAGCGTGACGACATCATCCTGCGGACAGAAACCCGATCGGAAATGTGGTCGGATGCGACCCATTTCCACCTGACTGCACGCCTCGAGGCGTATGAAAACGACAAATTGATATATAAACGCGACGTGAGGGATGACATTAAACGACACTTTATGTAA
- a CDS encoding ABC transporter permease, whose protein sequence is MKNIPISAMIGLFFTSVYFIMAVFAPWLAPYGMAEIVGDVWEPSSSEFLLGTDSIGRDLLSRMIYGGRTTIFIATAATILSFTLGSILGFFAAVSGGWVDQVISRFVDLIMSIPSLIFALVVLSVMPTTVPILIILMGLLDSTRVYRLARAVAVDITVMDYVEAARLRGEKIGWIIFRETLPNALSPLIAEMGLRFIFAVLFVSTLSFLGLGVQPPQADWGGIVKENKEGINYGIQAALYPAYAIATLCISINLVADWILNRTTSLKGGRG, encoded by the coding sequence ATGAAAAACATTCCTATCTCCGCCATGATCGGCCTGTTCTTTACCAGCGTCTATTTCATCATGGCCGTCTTTGCCCCTTGGCTCGCCCCCTATGGCATGGCTGAAATCGTCGGCGACGTGTGGGAGCCTTCGTCGTCGGAGTTCCTACTGGGCACCGACAGCATCGGGCGTGATCTGCTGTCGCGCATGATCTACGGCGGGCGCACCACGATCTTTATCGCCACTGCAGCCACCATCCTCAGCTTTACGCTGGGGTCCATTCTGGGCTTCTTCGCAGCCGTATCCGGCGGTTGGGTCGACCAAGTCATTTCGCGCTTTGTCGATCTGATCATGTCGATCCCGTCGCTGATCTTTGCGCTTGTCGTGCTGTCGGTTATGCCGACCACCGTGCCGATCCTGATTATCCTGATGGGTCTGCTGGACAGCACCCGTGTCTACCGTCTTGCGCGCGCTGTGGCCGTGGACATCACCGTGATGGACTATGTCGAAGCCGCCCGCCTGCGCGGTGAGAAGATCGGCTGGATCATTTTCCGTGAAACCCTGCCGAACGCGCTGTCGCCGCTGATCGCCGAGATGGGCCTGCGGTTTATCTTTGCGGTGCTCTTTGTGTCGACGCTGTCGTTTCTGGGTCTGGGCGTGCAACCCCCTCAAGCCGACTGGGGCGGCATCGTGAAAGAGAACAAGGAAGGCATCAACTACGGCATTCAGGCGGCCTTGTATCCTGCCTATGCCATCGCCACGCTTTGCATCTCTATCAACCTTGTTGCGGACTGGATTTTGAACCGCACCACATCGCTGAAAGGGGGCCGCGGATGA
- a CDS encoding ABC transporter permease, with protein sequence MHPIVKLIAQRLALGLLLLFAASILIFVGTSILPGDVAQSILGQSATPEALANLRRELGMNDPAMTRYFAWLGGVLQGDLGTALTNGRDIAESLGGRLKNTLFLAFWAAAISVPLAIFLGLLAVRYKDRWPDKLISAVTLTTISIPEFMIGYVLIYWVAIKWRLFPSVAIINDSMSLGAKLNAIAIPVMVLTLVVLAHMMRMTRAAILNVMQSAYIETAELKGLGMLKIIRKHAFPNAIAPIVNVVMLNLAYLVVGVVVVEVVFAYPGMGQYLVDHVSKRDVPVVQACGLIFAAVYIGLNLVADIVSILANPRLRHPK encoded by the coding sequence ATGCATCCCATCGTCAAACTGATCGCCCAACGCTTAGCGTTGGGCCTTCTGCTCCTCTTTGCCGCGTCGATCCTGATCTTCGTAGGCACCTCGATTTTGCCCGGCGACGTGGCACAATCCATTTTAGGTCAATCCGCCACGCCCGAAGCGCTTGCGAACCTGCGCCGAGAGCTTGGCATGAACGATCCCGCCATGACCCGCTATTTCGCTTGGCTGGGCGGCGTGCTTCAAGGAGACTTGGGCACCGCGCTGACCAATGGCCGCGATATCGCAGAAAGCCTTGGCGGGCGTCTGAAGAACACGCTTTTCCTCGCCTTCTGGGCTGCCGCAATCTCTGTGCCGCTGGCGATCTTTCTGGGTCTGCTGGCCGTGCGCTACAAAGACCGCTGGCCCGACAAGCTGATTTCTGCCGTCACGCTGACCACGATCTCTATCCCGGAATTCATGATCGGCTATGTGCTGATCTATTGGGTGGCGATCAAATGGCGGCTGTTTCCGTCGGTGGCGATCATCAATGACAGTATGAGCCTCGGGGCCAAGCTGAACGCGATTGCCATTCCGGTGATGGTGCTGACGCTGGTCGTTCTGGCGCATATGATGCGCATGACCCGCGCTGCGATCCTGAATGTCATGCAATCGGCCTATATCGAAACAGCCGAGCTTAAGGGCTTGGGCATGCTCAAGATTATCCGCAAGCATGCCTTCCCCAACGCCATCGCCCCGATCGTCAATGTGGTGATGCTGAACCTCGCCTATCTGGTCGTCGGCGTCGTGGTGGTAGAGGTCGTCTTTGCCTATCCCGGCATGGGGCAATATCTGGTCGATCACGTCAGCAAACGAGACGTGCCCGTGGTGCAGGCCTGCGGTCTGATCTTTGCCGCCGTCTATATCGGGTTGAACCTTGTGGCCGACATCGTGTCGATCCTTGCCAACCCGCGGCTGAGGCATCCCAAATGA
- a CDS encoding ABC transporter substrate-binding protein: MDDQLKHMTGQVAKGTMTRREFVGRAAALGVTAAVANSMLANHAQAAAHEAPVRGGTLKIGSSGGESTNTLDPALTASEVPLNNLRHLYESLVEVDPNGKIENRMAESYEASADAKTWAFKIRKGIQFHNGKEMTPEDVLKTMQRHSDENSQSGALGIMRGIENMKVDGDNFIVELGVGNADLPYLLADYHLMIQPDGGMDNPGAGIGTGPYTLEVDEPGVRHGFTRNENYWDADNRGFTDYNEVLVLNDATARTAALQSGQVNMINRVDPKVAALLDRAPNLTVKSVAGRGHYVFIAHVDTAPFDNNDLRLALKYAINREEMVDKILRGYGTIGNDMPINASYPLFDESIPQREHSIEKAKEHYAASGHDGSPIILRVADGAFPGAVDAASLFQESAKAAGIPLEIKREPNDGYWSEVWNKQPFCASYWGGRPVQDQMYSTAYLSTADWNDTRWKRPEFDEMLLSARAELDEAKRRETYSKMGQMIRDEGGLILPMFNDFVDGVANNVGGWVEDPNAELSNNKAGIKCWVKDA; this comes from the coding sequence ATGGATGATCAACTGAAACATATGACTGGCCAAGTGGCCAAGGGCACTATGACACGCCGCGAATTCGTCGGGCGCGCCGCTGCTTTGGGCGTGACAGCCGCCGTCGCCAACTCGATGTTGGCGAACCATGCGCAGGCTGCGGCCCACGAAGCACCGGTTCGCGGTGGCACGCTGAAAATCGGGTCGTCGGGCGGTGAATCCACCAACACGCTCGATCCCGCGCTGACCGCCTCCGAAGTGCCGCTGAACAACCTGCGCCACCTGTACGAAAGCCTTGTCGAAGTCGATCCCAACGGGAAAATCGAAAACCGCATGGCCGAAAGCTACGAGGCCTCGGCCGATGCAAAAACCTGGGCGTTCAAGATCCGCAAGGGCATCCAGTTCCACAACGGCAAAGAAATGACCCCCGAAGACGTGCTGAAAACCATGCAGCGCCATTCGGATGAAAACAGCCAATCCGGTGCCTTGGGCATCATGCGCGGCATCGAGAACATGAAGGTCGATGGCGACAACTTCATCGTTGAACTGGGCGTCGGCAACGCTGACCTTCCCTATCTGCTGGCCGACTACCACCTGATGATCCAGCCCGATGGCGGCATGGACAACCCTGGCGCGGGCATCGGCACCGGCCCCTACACGCTGGAAGTTGACGAGCCCGGCGTGCGCCACGGCTTTACGCGCAACGAAAACTACTGGGACGCCGACAACCGCGGCTTTACCGACTATAACGAAGTGCTGGTGCTGAACGATGCCACCGCGCGTACCGCGGCGCTGCAGTCGGGTCAGGTCAACATGATCAACCGCGTTGATCCCAAGGTCGCCGCCCTGCTGGACCGCGCGCCCAACCTGACGGTGAAATCCGTTGCCGGTCGTGGCCACTATGTGTTTATCGCCCATGTCGACACTGCACCGTTCGACAACAACGACCTGCGTCTGGCGCTGAAATATGCGATCAACCGCGAGGAAATGGTCGACAAGATCCTGCGCGGCTACGGCACCATCGGGAACGACATGCCGATCAACGCCTCTTATCCGCTGTTCGATGAATCCATCCCGCAGCGCGAACACTCCATCGAGAAGGCTAAAGAGCATTACGCCGCCTCCGGTCATGATGGCAGCCCGATCATCCTGCGCGTTGCAGACGGTGCCTTCCCCGGTGCGGTCGATGCGGCATCGCTGTTCCAGGAATCCGCCAAAGCCGCCGGTATCCCGCTTGAGATCAAACGCGAGCCGAACGATGGCTACTGGTCCGAGGTCTGGAACAAACAGCCGTTCTGCGCCTCTTACTGGGGTGGCCGTCCGGTACAGGACCAGATGTATTCGACCGCCTATCTGTCGACCGCGGACTGGAACGACACCCGCTGGAAACGCCCCGAGTTCGACGAGATGCTGCTGTCGGCCCGCGCCGAGCTGGACGAGGCCAAGCGCAGAGAGACCTACTCCAAGATGGGTCAGATGATCCGCGACGAAGGCGGGTTGATCCTGCCGATGTTCAACGACTTTGTGGATGGTGTCGCCAACAATGTCGGCGGCTGGGTCGAAGATCCCAACGCCGAGTTGTCCAACAACAAAGCCGGGATCAAATGCTGGGTCAAAGACGCATAA